A stretch of the Halorussus lipolyticus genome encodes the following:
- a CDS encoding threonine synthase, protein MKNLVCYRCGASAAFPDRKRCECGEPLWFDTERPAADFSWPDSTGSDSTGVWRYDDLLPVEISGPGDSSAGVTATAGVGAAAGATPLVRAEPLDDSAGCRLWLKDESENPTGSFKDRGSAVGAVWSAEADREWIGTVSHGNMAISVAANAAGIAGGSGREEGDGPAALVLVPDDISDERLAAIAQYDPAVLRISGDYGDLYYRTLSADAPVEFVNSDTPLRVAGQKTTALEICDEFAPNAPDAIVLPVSSGGHASATWKALRELRTAGLLAESDLPRLYFVQASACDPIAEAYREDADEVTAIEQTESTAAYSIANADPPSGTRALTAARDTGGAVISVPDDEILDAKADLARKAGFCVEPASATTLAGIRRLSERGALDADDEVVAVLTGTGFRELDAGGEKPEAVALADLPERLRALAG, encoded by the coding sequence ATGAAAAATCTGGTCTGCTACCGGTGCGGCGCGAGCGCCGCCTTCCCCGACCGCAAGCGGTGTGAGTGCGGCGAACCACTCTGGTTCGACACCGAGCGCCCTGCGGCCGACTTCTCGTGGCCGGACTCTACTGGCTCGGACTCCACCGGCGTCTGGCGCTACGACGACCTTCTGCCGGTCGAAATCTCCGGCCCCGGAGACTCCTCTGCCGGAGTCACCGCGACCGCTGGCGTCGGCGCGGCGGCCGGGGCGACCCCGCTGGTCCGCGCCGAACCCCTCGACGACAGCGCGGGATGCCGACTCTGGCTCAAAGACGAGAGCGAGAACCCGACGGGGAGTTTCAAGGACCGCGGGAGCGCCGTCGGCGCTGTGTGGTCTGCCGAGGCCGACCGCGAGTGGATTGGCACCGTCTCCCACGGAAACATGGCCATCAGCGTGGCCGCCAACGCCGCCGGAATCGCAGGCGGTTCCGGCCGCGAGGAGGGAGATGGGCCGGCGGCGCTGGTCCTCGTCCCGGACGACATCTCGGACGAACGTCTCGCGGCTATCGCGCAGTACGACCCGGCAGTCCTCCGGATTTCGGGCGATTACGGCGACCTCTACTACCGGACCCTCTCTGCGGACGCGCCGGTCGAGTTCGTCAACAGCGACACGCCCCTCCGGGTCGCGGGCCAGAAGACCACCGCGCTCGAAATCTGCGACGAGTTCGCACCGAACGCTCCGGACGCCATCGTCCTGCCTGTCTCCAGCGGAGGCCACGCCAGCGCGACGTGGAAAGCCCTGCGGGAACTCCGGACCGCGGGCCTCCTCGCCGAATCCGACCTCCCCCGACTCTACTTCGTGCAGGCGTCGGCCTGCGACCCCATCGCGGAAGCCTACCGCGAGGACGCCGACGAAGTGACCGCGATTGAGCAGACCGAATCGACCGCGGCCTACTCCATCGCCAACGCCGACCCGCCGAGCGGAACGCGGGCGCTCACCGCGGCCCGAGACACCGGCGGCGCGGTCATCTCGGTCCCCGACGACGAGATTTTGGACGCGAAAGCCGACCTCGCTCGAAAAGCCGGGTTCTGCGTCGAACCGGCGTCGGCGACCACACTGGCCGGGATTCGGCGACTCTCCGAGCGCGGGGCACTCGACGCCGACGACGAGGTGGTCGCGGTGCTGACCGGGACCGGCTTCCGAGAACTCGACGCGGGCGGGGAGAAACCCGAGGCGGTCGCACTCGCCGACCTGCCGGAGCGTCTCCGGGCGCTAGCTGGTTAG
- a CDS encoding NADH:flavin oxidoreductase codes for MPELEAPLEIGGVELSNRLYRAPLLECAGEGPDAPDILADELEPAVEAGAGLVCQGASPVHEEGGRVAPSMTPVADPEFTASLSAVPETIHDHGGRIFAQLDHGGLRSMEAWHVEYRRANPGYSQLAVSPPPRLLRVADRLGFLELDPHVLSTEEVYDLAEDFGRAAANVADAGYDGVHLAGANMGVLQQFLSPFYNRRNDEFADGVRFFEAVHDEIRDRAGDLPVIAKIPAETEAPPFVRNSLAADEAVAVCERLDRIGLDALVPVRVSTFWDMSIVRGRFPDRAWRDSNFREGYVSAFGSRWKAALVAAANRVEAARYDFEPAWNADLARRVRERVSVPVLLEGGIRSREQIDQLLGNDGSRPACDAVGMGRPFYAEPRLPARLLDPEDARDSDEVEAVCENCNNCTVPQVTGANGVCRTPEVMAERGKLVRQGAYERD; via the coding sequence GTGCCCGAACTCGAAGCCCCACTCGAAATCGGCGGCGTCGAGCTATCGAATCGGCTCTACCGCGCGCCACTGCTGGAGTGCGCCGGCGAAGGACCCGACGCCCCGGATATTCTCGCGGACGAACTCGAACCCGCTGTGGAGGCCGGCGCGGGACTCGTCTGTCAGGGCGCGTCACCGGTCCACGAGGAGGGCGGCAGGGTCGCCCCCTCGATGACCCCGGTCGCCGACCCCGAGTTCACCGCGAGTCTGTCGGCGGTGCCCGAGACCATCCACGACCACGGCGGGCGAATCTTCGCCCAGTTGGACCACGGCGGCCTCCGGAGCATGGAGGCGTGGCACGTCGAGTACCGCCGGGCCAACCCCGGTTACAGCCAACTCGCGGTGTCGCCTCCGCCGCGGCTCCTCCGGGTGGCCGACCGCCTCGGCTTCCTCGAACTCGACCCGCACGTCCTCTCGACCGAGGAGGTCTACGACCTCGCGGAAGATTTCGGCCGCGCCGCGGCCAACGTCGCCGACGCTGGCTACGACGGCGTTCATCTCGCGGGAGCGAACATGGGCGTCCTCCAGCAGTTCCTCTCGCCGTTCTACAATCGCCGGAACGACGAGTTCGCCGACGGCGTGCGCTTCTTCGAGGCGGTCCACGACGAGATTCGGGACCGAGCGGGCGACCTGCCGGTCATCGCCAAGATTCCCGCCGAAACCGAGGCCCCGCCGTTCGTCCGCAACTCCCTCGCCGCCGACGAGGCCGTCGCCGTCTGCGAGCGCCTCGACCGCATCGGCCTCGACGCGCTGGTTCCGGTCCGGGTCTCGACGTTCTGGGACATGAGCATCGTCCGCGGGCGATTTCCCGACCGGGCGTGGCGCGACAGCAACTTTCGGGAGGGCTACGTCTCGGCGTTCGGCAGTCGGTGGAAGGCCGCGCTGGTCGCCGCCGCGAACCGCGTGGAGGCCGCCCGCTACGACTTCGAACCGGCGTGGAACGCCGACCTCGCCCGGCGAGTCCGAGAGCGCGTCTCGGTCCCGGTCCTGCTGGAGGGCGGGATTCGCTCTCGTGAGCAGATAGACCAACTCCTCGGAAACGACGGCTCTCGGCCGGCCTGCGATGCGGTGGGAATGGGCCGCCCGTTCTACGCCGAACCCAGACTGCCCGCCCGACTTCTCGACCCCGAGGACGCCCGAGACTCCGACGAGGTCGAGGCCGTCTGCGAGAACTGCAACAACTGCACCGTCCCGCAGGTGACCGGCGCGAATGGGGTCTGTCGGACCCCCGAGGTCATGGCCGAGCGCGGGAAGTTGGTCCGTCAGGGGGCCTACGAGCGAGACTGA
- a CDS encoding DUF7521 family protein, giving the protein MLPMEVVYVVLSAALVVAGLSLVALAARAYLETRHRSMFLLAVGFLLVVAAAVATTFSAFATEFGASRYLLTVNYAVTTLGYLFIIISVRTQ; this is encoded by the coding sequence ATGCTACCGATGGAAGTCGTCTACGTCGTCCTCAGCGCGGCGCTCGTGGTCGCCGGTCTGTCGCTCGTCGCACTCGCGGCGCGGGCCTATCTCGAAACCCGACATCGTTCGATGTTTCTCCTCGCAGTCGGGTTCCTGCTCGTGGTCGCCGCGGCAGTCGCAACTACCTTCAGCGCGTTTGCGACCGAGTTCGGTGCGAGTCGGTACCTGCTGACGGTGAACTACGCGGTCACGACGCTGGGGTACCTCTTCATCATCATTAGCGTTCGGACGCAGTAG
- a CDS encoding PadR family transcriptional regulator: protein MYDLTGFQRDLLYVIAGLDEPHGLAIKDELESYYEKEIHHGRLYPNLDTLVDKGFVEKGQRDRRTNYYTLTRRGKREIEARREWESQYVDHSQEATAQ, encoded by the coding sequence ATGTACGACTTGACAGGCTTCCAAAGGGACTTGCTATACGTCATCGCAGGACTGGACGAACCACACGGCCTCGCCATCAAAGACGAACTCGAATCGTACTACGAGAAAGAGATTCATCACGGCCGACTGTACCCGAATCTCGACACCTTGGTCGACAAGGGCTTCGTGGAGAAGGGCCAGCGCGACCGGCGGACCAACTACTACACCCTGACTCGCCGGGGCAAGCGCGAAATCGAGGCCCGCAGGGAGTGGGAGTCCCAGTACGTGGACCACTCCCAAGAAGCAACCGCCCAGTAG
- a CDS encoding NUDIX domain-containing protein yields MPDTPPDAADAVSTDSDTGSLDSLADPEDLRDDDSVRFTHEEAAHDDRTHCNTDIAGRAVVGVTNDAGEVLLAVHEAESVAMLPHGEVESGDDWVAVARRKVELTTELPFEIDGVAVVREIDHFVGNDDEPHATTYGVVFRASLTGDPDEAVLADPGHPDNDHWDAGWFGSVPDNLPPGAGLVADDVRLFVD; encoded by the coding sequence ATGCCAGACACACCCCCGGACGCCGCCGACGCAGTATCGACCGATTCCGACACCGGCAGTCTCGACTCGCTCGCCGACCCCGAGGACCTGCGCGACGACGATTCGGTCCGCTTCACGCACGAGGAGGCCGCCCACGACGACCGGACACACTGTAACACCGACATCGCGGGCCGGGCCGTCGTCGGCGTTACCAACGACGCTGGCGAGGTCCTGTTGGCGGTCCACGAGGCTGAGTCCGTCGCCATGCTCCCCCACGGCGAAGTCGAATCCGGCGACGATTGGGTCGCGGTCGCTCGCCGGAAGGTCGAACTCACGACCGAACTCCCCTTCGAAATCGACGGCGTGGCGGTCGTGCGCGAAATCGACCACTTCGTCGGGAACGACGACGAACCCCACGCCACGACCTACGGCGTCGTCTTCCGGGCCTCGCTCACCGGCGACCCCGACGAGGCCGTCCTCGCGGACCCCGGCCACCCCGACAACGACCACTGGGACGCCGGGTGGTTCGGTTCGGTCCCCGACAACCTGCCGCCGGGTGCCGGTCTCGTGGCGGACGACGTTCGACTGTTCGTGGACTGA
- a CDS encoding HpcH/HpaI aldolase family protein, which translates to MTDAPEFKRRLRRGDPVTGHWLSVGHPAVAEICARDADFAVVDTEHAPTDLGDVANAVRAIESAGDEPTAPLARVAWNDPVRIKRVLDTGVSGVLIPMVEDAAEARNAVEAVRYPPEGVRGIAGSRGNDYGRGLAEQVEEGGDHLVTVVQIETQQAVENVGEIAAVDGVDALLVGPADLSGSLGVFGEYESETFREAVESVLDSAHDADTPVGTLATSDDEIRLWADYGYDYQIVGVDAGYLASGAERAQSVYDEEMG; encoded by the coding sequence ATGACAGACGCGCCGGAGTTCAAGCGACGACTCCGCAGAGGAGACCCCGTAACCGGTCACTGGTTGTCGGTCGGCCACCCGGCGGTCGCAGAAATCTGCGCCCGAGACGCCGATTTCGCGGTCGTGGACACCGAACACGCGCCGACCGACCTCGGCGACGTGGCGAACGCGGTCCGAGCAATCGAGTCGGCGGGCGACGAACCCACTGCCCCGCTGGCCCGCGTCGCGTGGAACGACCCCGTGCGAATCAAGCGCGTGCTGGACACCGGCGTTTCCGGTGTCTTGATTCCGATGGTCGAGGACGCCGCGGAAGCCCGAAACGCGGTCGAAGCGGTGCGCTACCCGCCCGAGGGCGTCCGCGGCATCGCCGGGTCGCGGGGCAACGACTACGGCAGAGGCCTCGCCGAGCAGGTCGAGGAGGGCGGCGACCACCTCGTCACCGTCGTCCAAATCGAGACCCAGCAGGCGGTCGAAAACGTCGGCGAAATCGCGGCGGTCGATGGCGTGGACGCCCTGCTGGTCGGCCCCGCGGACCTCTCGGGGTCGCTCGGCGTCTTCGGCGAGTACGAATCCGAAACTTTCCGCGAGGCCGTCGAGAGCGTCCTCGACAGCGCCCACGACGCCGATACCCCGGTCGGCACGCTGGCGACCAGCGACGACGAAATCCGGCTCTGGGCCGACTACGGCTACGACTACCAAATCGTCGGCGTTGACGCGGGCTACCTCGCCTCGGGGGCCGAGCGCGCACAGTCGGTCTACGACGAGGAGATGGGATGA
- a CDS encoding ATP-grasp domain-containing protein encodes MTVLIMGSAEFPEHRMLGEAVTEAGGSVEYYDTDEWPDLPHVTCLSPDGRSESPLPSEDVTGVYAPLYDLLDPKYDQRFDDRFAENWRRTYTVQQDYRWALLNYLRILEDEGATVLPGFEAQFAHDSSAWQLHRFAENGLPVPETVVTDDPDEVRAIHETAERVVYKPLATRMPPKELTDDDITPERLAKLTTAPVVFQEFVPGRDLRIYVVNSEVVGGFHYRSDRLSFKWSLVDGEEVPVERVDLSESIRESARRAASLAGLEFAAVDVIDRPGDGHAVLEANPSPRFSVPQSETDADIAGAVAAMLTED; translated from the coding sequence ATGACAGTCCTTATCATGGGTTCAGCGGAGTTTCCCGAACACCGGATGCTCGGGGAGGCCGTAACCGAGGCGGGCGGTTCGGTCGAGTACTACGACACCGACGAGTGGCCCGACCTGCCCCACGTCACCTGCTTATCGCCCGACGGTCGGAGCGAGTCACCGCTCCCGAGCGAGGACGTGACCGGGGTGTACGCGCCGCTCTACGACCTGCTGGACCCCAAGTACGACCAGCGATTCGACGACCGCTTCGCGGAGAACTGGCGGCGGACCTACACGGTCCAACAGGACTACCGATGGGCGCTCTTGAACTACCTGCGGATTCTGGAGGACGAGGGAGCGACGGTGCTACCGGGCTTCGAAGCCCAATTCGCCCACGACAGTTCGGCGTGGCAACTCCATCGGTTCGCCGAAAACGGGCTTCCCGTCCCCGAGACGGTCGTGACCGACGACCCGGACGAAGTGCGGGCCATCCACGAGACGGCCGAGCGCGTCGTCTACAAGCCGTTGGCGACTCGAATGCCGCCGAAAGAACTCACCGACGACGACATCACCCCTGAGCGGTTAGCAAAGCTGACCACCGCCCCAGTCGTGTTTCAGGAGTTCGTTCCGGGCCGGGACCTCCGAATCTACGTCGTCAACAGCGAAGTCGTCGGCGGGTTCCACTACCGGAGCGACCGACTCTCGTTCAAGTGGAGCCTCGTGGACGGCGAGGAGGTCCCCGTCGAGCGCGTGGACCTGTCCGAGTCGATACGGGAGTCGGCCCGCCGAGCGGCGTCGTTGGCCGGACTGGAGTTCGCGGCCGTGGACGTGATAGACCGGCCCGGCGATGGCCACGCAGTTCTCGAAGCCAACCCGTCACCGCGGTTCTCGGTGCCCCAGAGCGAGACGGACGCCGACATCGCAGGGGCCGTCGCCGCGATGCTCACCGAGGACTGA
- a CDS encoding HTTM domain-containing protein, translated as MNAPALPERPLARCRAAIARRFGVDARALAALRVSLGVLLLADLLLRSRDLVAFYADSGVLPRAVLREQFPAMAALSVHALSGSAWVQGALFLAAGGVAVALLVGYRTRLAALVSFALLVSLHARNPVVLNGGDSLLRRLLFWGMFLPLGRRWSVDALRAARERAADGRSPGSLSEEYERQPGNHVASVATAALLIQVVVVYTANALFKLRGDRWVRGDAIQYVFSLDQLIVGFGDVLARYPLVLGFFDRVWLGLLVSSVALVLLTGRRRTVFASLFVGMHLGMALTMRLGIFPLVSIAGLIPFLPRAFWDRATAKLRASEAWDRFDREDRRGRLDGLVSERNRRGPAEAARQIGRAKPPVVAGLLAFVLVWNAATLGYVAAPEEVESAVDPGEYRWDMFAPEPRGADGWYVVPGRLENDTRRDVFHGTAVRWDRPPDVADSYPNVRWFKYLMDLRVGANEPLRPHLAEYLCRRWNASHGVGVERLGMYYVEQPTRLEGPEPTHRIELLRYACARQASVSE; from the coding sequence ATGAACGCTCCCGCCCTCCCCGAGCGACCCCTCGCTCGCTGTCGGGCCGCCATCGCGCGCCGGTTCGGCGTCGATGCGAGGGCGCTGGCCGCGCTCCGCGTCTCGCTGGGGGTGCTTCTGCTCGCGGACTTGCTCCTCCGGTCGCGGGACCTCGTGGCGTTCTACGCCGACTCGGGAGTTCTGCCTCGGGCGGTCCTCCGCGAACAGTTTCCCGCGATGGCCGCCCTCTCGGTTCACGCCCTCTCGGGGTCGGCGTGGGTGCAGGGCGCGCTGTTTCTCGCCGCCGGTGGGGTGGCTGTGGCCCTGCTCGTCGGCTACCGGACGCGATTGGCCGCGCTCGTCTCGTTCGCGCTGTTGGTCTCGCTCCACGCCCGGAATCCCGTGGTCCTGAACGGCGGCGACTCGCTCCTCCGGCGACTGCTGTTCTGGGGGATGTTCCTGCCGCTCGGGCGGCGGTGGTCGGTGGACGCGCTCCGGGCCGCGCGGGAACGGGCCGCGGACGGTCGGTCTCCGGGGTCGCTCTCGGAGGAGTACGAGCGCCAGCCCGGAAATCACGTGGCCAGCGTCGCCACCGCCGCGCTCCTGATTCAGGTGGTCGTGGTCTACACCGCGAACGCGCTGTTCAAACTCCGAGGAGACCGGTGGGTCCGGGGCGACGCCATCCAGTACGTCTTCAGCCTCGACCAGCTAATCGTCGGGTTCGGCGACGTGCTGGCGCGCTATCCGCTGGTCCTCGGATTCTTCGACCGGGTGTGGCTCGGCCTGCTGGTCTCGTCGGTCGCGCTGGTTCTGCTGACCGGCCGGCGGCGGACCGTCTTCGCCTCGCTGTTCGTCGGCATGCACCTCGGGATGGCGCTGACGATGCGACTCGGTATCTTCCCGCTGGTCTCGATTGCCGGTCTAATTCCCTTCCTCCCGCGGGCGTTCTGGGACCGGGCGACCGCCAAACTTCGGGCGTCGGAGGCGTGGGACCGATTCGACCGCGAGGACCGGCGCGGCAGACTCGACGGTCTCGTCTCGGAGCGAAATCGCCGGGGACCGGCCGAGGCCGCCCGGCAAATAGGCCGAGCGAAACCCCCGGTCGTGGCCGGTCTGCTGGCGTTCGTCCTCGTCTGGAACGCGGCGACACTCGGTTACGTCGCCGCGCCCGAGGAGGTCGAGTCCGCGGTTGACCCCGGCGAGTACCGGTGGGACATGTTCGCGCCCGAACCCCGAGGAGCGGACGGGTGGTACGTGGTGCCCGGACGACTCGAAAACGACACCCGGCGGGACGTGTTCCACGGGACCGCGGTCAGGTGGGACCGCCCGCCGGACGTGGCTGACAGCTATCCCAACGTCAGGTGGTTCAAGTACCTGATGGACCTCCGGGTGGGGGCGAACGAGCCACTGCGGCCGCACCTCGCTGAGTACCTCTGCCGGCGGTGGAACGCGAGCCACGGGGTCGGCGTGGAACGCCTCGGGATGTACTACGTCGAACAGCCAACCCGACTTGAGGGGCCGGAGCCGACCCACCGAATCGAACTCCTCCGGTACGCCTGCGCTCGGCAGGCGTCGGTGAGCGAGTGA
- a CDS encoding FAD-binding and (Fe-S)-binding domain-containing protein, producing the protein MSSPPETNDSTDLSVESYRESVGIETEDDPTHGVLARDLRAACEGAVRFDEYSQILYATDGSIYQARPAGVVFPTDAEDVRAVLETAADHGVPILPRGAGSSLAGQSVGPGCVVLDFTRHMDSVLDVDPEAKRATVQPGVVQDDLDSHLDQWGLKFAPDPASSNRATIGGGIGNNSTGAHSVRYGITDAYVEEVEAVLADGTPIHAREIEIGGPEWEAIMAEDGREADLYRTVRGLVEDNADEIEEKYPELKRSVSGYNLHKCVYGTGNVNANDSANATGNENANKYVNLAKLFVGAEGTLGVVTEATLSLVSEPDETALALYCFSDLLSAMEAVPVALDYDPSAVELMDDEVFRLARESTEYAKYAEPIPDDAAAALMLEFDSEVHDDLADAIAETNAEFVHAGSAFDVLEAYDDQSQADLWKLRKAAIPLLMSMEGDPKPYPFIEDASVPPEELAEYVQGFEGILSAHDTTAAYFAHAGSGTLHVRPVLNLKEESGVEKMQSIAEDVTSLVLDHRGSFSGEHGDGLARTQFNPKMYGPDLWDAFKELKTAFDPDWRMNPGKVVFRDEDPTDMTENLRYGPAYSSLEPRTEQDFSAEGGFSHLVELCNGCGTCRQTDTEVMCPSYRAMDEEVATTRGRANMLRAAISGELPPDEMHSDRFQKEVLDLCLGCKGCQSDCPTGVDLAKLKAEVKHRYHQREGAGLRERLFSAVDRLARVGSALAPVSNWLADLPGVGLLAEKTVGVARERDPPEFADQSFSAWFEARGGPRIPRSDAEDRVLVVPDTYTNYVYPETGRSAVQVLESAGVHVRVPDADPSGRPAYSEGFLDTARDRAESNVELLAPRVREGWSAVYPEPSDAVMVQDEYRDLLPDSAGADLLAESAYGVCEYLDTHHAGTIDFDAPDQRLAYHGHCNQQALGTAGHAVGVLSRAGYEVSALDSGCCGMAGSFGYHAEHYDLSQSIADILRDQIDEADADEVVAPGASCRSQLETRHPTHPVEKLAEALSRR; encoded by the coding sequence ATGTCGTCCCCTCCCGAAACAAACGACTCGACCGACCTCTCCGTCGAATCCTACCGCGAGTCGGTGGGCATCGAGACCGAGGACGACCCGACCCACGGCGTCCTCGCCCGTGACCTCCGGGCGGCGTGCGAGGGCGCGGTGCGCTTCGACGAGTACAGCCAAATACTCTACGCGACTGACGGGAGCATCTATCAGGCCCGGCCCGCGGGCGTCGTCTTCCCCACCGATGCTGAGGACGTTCGCGCTGTGCTGGAGACTGCGGCCGACCACGGCGTGCCGATTTTGCCCCGAGGAGCAGGCTCCTCGCTCGCGGGCCAGTCGGTCGGTCCCGGTTGCGTGGTCCTCGATTTCACCCGGCACATGGATAGCGTCCTCGATGTGGACCCCGAGGCAAAGCGGGCGACGGTCCAACCCGGCGTGGTGCAGGACGACCTCGACTCGCACTTGGACCAGTGGGGGCTGAAGTTCGCGCCGGACCCGGCCTCCTCGAACCGGGCGACCATCGGCGGCGGCATCGGCAACAACTCCACCGGCGCGCACTCGGTCCGGTACGGCATCACCGACGCCTACGTCGAGGAGGTCGAGGCGGTCCTCGCCGACGGAACCCCCATCCACGCCCGCGAAATCGAAATCGGCGGTCCCGAGTGGGAGGCGATTATGGCCGAGGACGGCCGCGAGGCCGACCTCTACCGGACGGTCCGCGGACTGGTCGAGGACAACGCCGACGAAATCGAGGAGAAGTATCCCGAACTCAAGCGGTCGGTGTCGGGGTACAACCTCCACAAGTGCGTTTACGGAACTGGAAACGTAAACGCAAACGATAGCGCAAACGCAACCGGAAACGAAAACGCAAATAAATACGTAAATTTGGCCAAGTTGTTCGTCGGCGCGGAGGGCACCCTCGGCGTGGTGACGGAGGCCACCCTTTCGCTGGTCTCGGAACCCGACGAGACCGCACTCGCGCTCTACTGCTTCTCGGACCTGCTGTCGGCGATGGAGGCAGTGCCGGTGGCGCTCGACTACGACCCCAGCGCGGTCGAGTTGATGGACGACGAAGTGTTTCGCTTGGCCCGCGAGTCAACCGAGTACGCCAAGTACGCCGAACCAATCCCCGACGATGCCGCGGCGGCACTCATGCTGGAGTTCGACTCGGAGGTCCACGACGACTTGGCGGACGCGATTGCAGAGACCAACGCCGAGTTCGTTCACGCCGGGTCAGCGTTCGACGTGCTGGAGGCCTACGACGACCAGTCGCAGGCCGACCTCTGGAAACTCCGGAAAGCCGCCATCCCCCTGCTGATGAGCATGGAGGGCGACCCCAAGCCCTACCCCTTCATCGAGGACGCCTCGGTGCCCCCCGAAGAACTCGCCGAGTACGTCCAAGGATTCGAGGGGATTCTCTCGGCCCACGACACCACCGCGGCCTACTTCGCCCACGCCGGGAGCGGGACCCTCCACGTCCGACCGGTCCTGAATTTGAAGGAGGAGTCAGGCGTCGAGAAGATGCAGTCCATCGCCGAGGACGTGACCTCGCTCGTCCTCGACCACCGGGGGTCGTTCTCGGGCGAACACGGCGACGGTCTGGCCCGGACCCAGTTCAACCCCAAGATGTACGGCCCGGACCTCTGGGACGCATTCAAGGAACTCAAGACTGCCTTCGACCCCGACTGGCGCATGAATCCCGGAAAGGTGGTCTTCCGCGACGAGGACCCCACCGACATGACCGAGAACCTGCGCTACGGCCCGGCCTACTCGTCGCTCGAACCCCGGACCGAACAGGACTTCTCGGCGGAGGGTGGCTTCTCGCACCTCGTGGAACTCTGCAACGGTTGCGGCACCTGTCGCCAGACCGACACCGAGGTCATGTGCCCCTCCTACCGGGCGATGGACGAGGAGGTCGCCACCACCCGCGGCCGGGCCAACATGCTCCGGGCGGCCATCTCGGGCGAACTCCCGCCCGACGAGATGCACAGCGACCGATTCCAGAAGGAGGTGCTGGACCTCTGTCTGGGATGCAAGGGGTGTCAGAGCGACTGCCCGACCGGGGTGGACCTCGCCAAACTCAAGGCCGAGGTCAAACACCGGTACCACCAGCGAGAGGGCGCTGGCCTCCGGGAACGCCTCTTTTCGGCGGTTGACCGCCTCGCCCGAGTGGGGTCGGCGCTCGCGCCGGTTTCGAACTGGCTCGCCGACCTGCCCGGCGTGGGACTCCTCGCCGAGAAGACGGTCGGCGTGGCCCGCGAGCGCGACCCGCCGGAGTTCGCCGACCAGTCGTTTTCGGCGTGGTTCGAAGCCCGCGGCGGGCCTCGGATTCCGCGGTCGGATGCAGAGGACAGGGTTCTCGTCGTGCCCGACACCTACACCAACTACGTCTACCCCGAGACGGGCCGGTCTGCGGTGCAGGTCCTCGAATCCGCGGGGGTCCACGTCAGGGTCCCCGACGCCGACCCGAGTGGCAGACCGGCCTACTCCGAGGGGTTCCTCGATACGGCCCGCGACCGGGCCGAATCCAACGTCGAACTGCTGGCTCCGCGAGTCCGAGAGGGCTGGTCGGCGGTCTACCCCGAACCCTCGGATGCTGTGATGGTGCAGGACGAGTACCGGGACCTTCTGCCCGACTCCGCCGGGGCCGACCTCCTCGCCGAAAGCGCCTACGGCGTCTGCGAGTACCTCGACACCCACCACGCGGGCACCATCGACTTCGACGCGCCCGACCAGCGACTGGCCTACCACGGCCACTGCAACCAGCAGGCGCTCGGGACCGCGGGCCACGCCGTGGGGGTCCTCTCTCGTGCGGGTTACGAGGTCTCTGCGCTGGATTCCGGCTGTTGCGGCATGGCCGGAAGCTTCGGCTACCACGCCGAACACTACGACCTCTCCCAGTCCATCGCCGACATCCTGCGCGACCAAATCGACGAGGCCGACGCCGACGAAGTGGTCGCGCCGGGTGCGTCGTGTCGCTCGCAGTTGGAAACCCGCCACCCGACCCATCCCGTCGAAAAGTTGGCCGAGGCGCTCTCTCGCCGGTGA
- a CDS encoding CDGSH iron-sulfur domain-containing protein: MAREVTHDATGPLKLDESDLDDEKGNIAVCLCGLSENYPFCDGSHEVAEDEEADVRYKYEEDSPDGERREIEEVVFADDED; encoded by the coding sequence ATGGCCCGCGAAGTCACCCACGACGCGACCGGTCCCCTCAAACTGGACGAGAGCGACTTGGACGACGAGAAAGGCAACATCGCGGTTTGTCTCTGCGGTCTCTCGGAGAACTACCCCTTCTGCGATGGCTCGCACGAAGTCGCCGAGGACGAGGAGGCCGACGTTCGCTACAAGTACGAGGAAGACTCCCCGGACGGCGAGCGCCGGGAAATCGAGGAGGTCGTCTTCGCCGACGACGAGGACTAA